Genomic DNA from Neisseria lisongii:
TTTTCCCTGCAAAGCGACAGCCGGCAGCCCATCGAAATCGAAGCCGACAGCGGCTCGCTCGACCAGAAAAACCAAACCACCACCTTCAGCGGCAACGTCATCATCAAACAAGGCACGCTGAACATCCACGCCGCCGCCGTAACCGTGTCCCGCAACGACAAAGGTGAACAGCAGATGAAAGCCAGCGGCTCGCCGGTACGCTTCTCGCAAACGCTGGACGGCGACAAAGGCACGGTAAACGGCCAAGGCAACACCGTCGAATACGCCTCCGCCACCGGCTTGGTCAAACTCACCGGCAACGCCCAAGTCAAACGGGGTGGCGACATCGCCCAAGGCTCGGTGATTACCTACAATACCCGCAGCGAAGTCTATACCATAGACGGCACAGCCAAATCAGGTGTCCGCTCCGCCGCCAAATCCGGCCGTGTCAGCGTCGTTATCCAACCTAGCAGCAAACCCTGATTCCCATTCCCGCCACAGGCCGTCTGAAAACGAGCAAAGCGAATTTCTGCGCAGCTAAAACTGAAAGTTTCGATAAAACGAGTATAACGAGTTTCAGCGAAACTAAAATGAGCAAAACGAATTTTCAGACGGCATAACCGAAAGAACCTTTTTCATGAGCCAAACCCGCAGCCGCCTGGTGGTGCAAAACCTGCAAAAAAGTTTCAAAAAACGCCAAGTCGTCAAAAACTTCTCACTCGAAATCGAAAGCGGCGAAGTCATCGGCCTGCTGGGCCCCAACGGTGCCGGCAAAACCACCAGCTTCTACATGATAGTCGGCCTGATTGCCGCCGATGCCGGCAGCATTCTGCTGGACGGCAGCGAACTGCGCCATCTTCCGATACACGAACGGGCCCGCCTCGGCATCGGCTACCTCCCGCAGGAAGCCTCGAT
This window encodes:
- the lptA gene encoding lipopolysaccharide transport periplasmic protein LptA; its protein translation is MMQKLCKAAATATVLLAAAPAFSLQSDSRQPIEIEADSGSLDQKNQTTTFSGNVIIKQGTLNIHAAAVTVSRNDKGEQQMKASGSPVRFSQTLDGDKGTVNGQGNTVEYASATGLVKLTGNAQVKRGGDIAQGSVITYNTRSEVYTIDGTAKSGVRSAAKSGRVSVVIQPSSKP